Within the Zea mays cultivar B73 chromosome 10, Zm-B73-REFERENCE-NAM-5.0, whole genome shotgun sequence genome, the region AGCCCAGAAGCGCTGCCCGCTGTGATGCGAGTGTGACCCCTAAATTTTCAAGGCACAAACTTTCTAGAAGCTTGGCACGACCCCGTAGGCCCCGGCGTCCACGAAGAAGCCGTCCCTGGCGTCGTCGGAGAAGGAGAGCCAGAACTTGGCAGCAGCGTCGATGCTGTCCGATGTGCCGGCacccgaggaggaggaggaggaggtgccgGCGGCGCGCTTGACAAAGCGGCCCTTGATCCTGGGCCGCGCCTCGGCATAGGCCTTGCGGGACGCGTAGCGGATGGTCTTCTGGAACTTGCGCCTCTCGCGCTTCTCGCGGTACCTCTGCACCCTCGCCTCCcgctccgccgccgccgcggcgaccacggcggcgcCCGGGACGACGACAGCGGGCGACCACGTGGCCGTCCATGCGGCGGCGGCCAGACCGGGCTGCGCCCACAGAGGTGCAGCGCCGTGATGGACGACGGGCGCCACGCCGTCCGGcaggtagccgccgccgcccgtgACACAGGCAGCGAAG harbors:
- the LOC100281883 gene encoding CONSTANS-like protein CO8 — encoded protein: MGRSEGSTSPAAGGAACACAVCGGAAVVYCAADAAALCSPCDTAVHAANLLASRHERVPLSMVTAASGVYDDDLFAPDDIDAASSWASAPAQGQGSPQNGSSSASFTTGDSGAEGRGLFDLLSDVDFAACVTGGGGYLPDGVAPVVHHGAAPLWAQPGLAAAAWTATWSPAVVVPGAAVVAAAAAEREARVQRYREKRERRKFQKTIRYASRKAYAEARPRIKGRFVKRAAGTSSSSSSGAGTSDSIDAAAKFWLSFSDDARDGFFVDAGAYGVVPSF